One Oreochromis niloticus isolate F11D_XX linkage group LG16, O_niloticus_UMD_NMBU, whole genome shotgun sequence genomic window carries:
- the LOC109197515 gene encoding putative nuclease HARBI1: protein MILLRLRDTHVQTRPLYCRINLSVPVLDRYFNNEDTRPDFCLSRESVTALLNLLNQERRHGWGAPIEALMFLFWLASGAAYRVVSRVFAIPRSTVHRIVHRVTEVVVAKRHQVIHLPRTPEDLDAMSNGFAQLAGHRAFVKAAGAIDCCHVRIKPPSGPDGQCYRNRKLYPSIILQAVCDHQGHFVDTHVGWPGSVHDSRVLRHSPLYRQARYPPPGHFILADGGYPCLQHPLPLITPYKRPVHGVGAQRFNAHHARACSVIERAFGMMKTRFRVIFLQALEVHHTFVPHVITACAVLHNICIGAGDIVAPDEEPEDDVQDEGETGVEAVSGAHWRDQLSAEVSALEEVPPDHDYCHQASIP, encoded by the exons ATGATCCTGTTGCGACTACGGGACACCCACGTGCAG ACCAGACCCCTGTACtgcaggattaacctgagtgtcCCGGTCCTGGACAGATACTTCAACAATGAGGACACCAGGCCTGATTTCTGCCTCAGCAGGGAGTCCGTGACAGCGCTGCTGAATCTACTGAACCAGGAACGGAGACATGGGTGGGGTGCCCCGATCGAGGCCCTCATGTTCCTCTTCTGGCTGGCGAGTGGAGCAGCCTACAGGGTCGTGTCCAGGGTGTTCGCAATACCCCGTTCCACTGTCCACCGCATCGTGCACAGGGTCACAGAGGTGGTGGTGGCCAAGCGCCACCAGGTCATCCACCTCCCACGGACCCCAGAAGACCTGGATGCCATGTCCAATGGGTTTGCACAGCTGGCAGGCCACAGGGCGTTTGTGAAGGCTGCTGGTGCAATTGACTGCTGCCATGTCCGCATCAAGCCCCCCAGCGGCCCTGACGGTCAATGctacaggaacaggaagttgtACCCGTCCATAATCCTGCAGGCTGTATGTGACCATCAGGGCCACTTTGTCGATACACATGTGGGCTGGCCGGGGTCAGTGCATGACTCCAGGGTCCTCCGCCACAGCCCACTGTACCGACAGGCCCGTTACCCTCCCCCAGGGCATTTCATCCTTGCAGATGGAGGGTACCCATGTCTCCAACATCCACTCCCCCTCATCACCCCCTACAAGAGGCCAGTCCACGGTGTGGGAGCCCAGCGCTTTAACGCACATCACGCCAGGGCATGCTCTGTCATAGAGCGTGCCTTTGGAATGATGAAGACAAGGTTCCGTGTCATCTTCCTGCAAGCGCTGGAGGTGCACCACACCTTCGTGCCACAT GTCATAACAGCATGTGCCGTGCTGCACAACATCTGCATCGGTGCTGGTGACATTGTGGCCCCAGATGAGGAACCCGAGGATGATGTCCAAGATGAGGGGGAGACTGGTGTGGAGGCAGTCAGTGGTGCACACTGGCGGGACCAGCTATCTGCTGAGGTGTCTGCCCTGGAGGAGGTACCCCCGGACCACGATTATTGTCACCAGGCAAGTATCCCTTAG